The following are from one region of the Salinirussus salinus genome:
- a CDS encoding type IV pilin, which yields MELIQTLRATISGDDDRGVSPVIGVILMVAITVILAAVIATFVLGLGPGGAAPTVNFDSDFESGSIGGSSTGALTVSVTGGDSVPYDQLSFSGDVDGVVDDAGTYQQGDTQWVAGNATGSADGESAISAGDEMTVGVSTTPYEVNVVWESEDGGTTQTLTTFEGE from the coding sequence ATGGAACTGATACAGACACTCCGGGCGACGATATCGGGCGACGACGACCGCGGGGTGAGCCCCGTTATCGGGGTCATCCTGATGGTCGCGATCACGGTCATCCTGGCCGCAGTTATTGCGACGTTCGTGCTCGGGCTAGGCCCGGGCGGGGCAGCACCGACAGTGAACTTCGATAGCGACTTTGAATCTGGATCAATTGGTGGATCTTCAACGGGGGCTCTCACGGTTAGCGTGACAGGTGGTGACTCGGTACCATACGATCAGCTGTCATTCAGTGGTGATGTAGATGGTGTCGTTGATGATGCTGGCACTTACCAACAGGGAGATACCCAGTGGGTTGCTGGGAACGCCACCGGCAGTGCTGACGGCGAGTCAGCCATTTCAGCGGGTGACGAAATGACCGTTGGTGTGAGCACCACCCCATACGAGGTCAACGTAGTCTGGGAATCCGAAGACGGCGGCACAACACAGACGCTGACGACCTTCGAAGGCGAGTAA
- a CDS encoding GNAT family N-acetyltransferase, with protein sequence MLTPDIRELTTKQESREAFPVMRQLRDHLTESEYLDYLAEMREEGYHLFGLYDDGLVTVAGVALRTNFYNGRHLFVYDLVTRESRRSEGHGAAMMEFLDEWAEERGCESITLESGLWREDAHRFYEDLDMEKFCYTFKKEF encoded by the coding sequence ATGCTCACACCTGACATCCGCGAACTGACCACCAAACAAGAGTCCCGCGAAGCCTTCCCGGTCATGCGCCAGCTTCGGGACCACCTGACCGAGTCGGAGTACCTCGACTACCTCGCTGAGATGCGCGAGGAGGGGTATCACCTGTTCGGGCTGTACGACGACGGGCTGGTCACCGTCGCGGGCGTGGCGCTCCGGACGAACTTCTACAACGGCCGGCACCTGTTCGTCTACGACCTGGTCACCCGCGAGTCCCGCCGCTCGGAGGGCCACGGCGCGGCGATGATGGAATTTCTGGACGAGTGGGCCGAAGAACGGGGCTGTGAGAGCATCACCCTGGAGTCGGGGCTCTGGCGCGAGGACGCCCATCGGTTCTACGAGGACCTGGACATGGAGAAGTTCTGCTATACATTTAAGAAGGAGTTCTAG
- a CDS encoding ribbon-helix-helix domain-containing protein encodes MTEAESPPDKTTVNIRMTETFLEDIDATWEEQGFNSRSEFIRFVLRDALKHPEFNRADLRAMLTSEAEIREGRTHGSDDVKADYGLGDTPRDSDE; translated from the coding sequence ATGACAGAAGCGGAGTCCCCACCCGACAAGACGACAGTAAATATCCGGATGACCGAGACGTTTCTGGAGGATATCGACGCGACGTGGGAAGAACAGGGATTCAACAGTCGAAGCGAGTTCATCCGATTTGTCCTTCGAGATGCGCTCAAACACCCCGAATTTAACCGTGCAGACCTGAGGGCGATGCTCACCAGCGAAGCGGAGATCCGTGAAGGACGCACCCACGGTAGCGACGATGTGAAGGCCGACTACGGTCTCGGTGACACCCCACGCGATAGTGATGAGTGA
- a CDS encoding pyridoxal phosphate-dependent decarboxylase family protein, whose translation MKIPETGRDGEEVLAEMEARREDDADWQSGRTWSLVYHVDEPHKQFKDEAHALYSTQNALSPSAFPSLVGFENEVVGMLADWLGGDEGTVGNMSSGGTESILLAVKTARDWARAERGVDRPHVVLPETAHPAFSKGVHYFGLEETRVPCGEDWRADPEAMAEAVREETALVVASAPSYPHGVVDPVEEVAAVAREAGAMCHVDACIGGIMLASLRDLGRDVPPFDLSVEGVTSLSVDPHKYGYTAKGASALLWADDDHREHQYFAFDGWPGGVYAGPTMAGTRPGGPIAAAWGVMQKLGHEGYLDLAATTMETTEALLDGVADIDGLGVVAEPDMTIFAVESTDPELDAYGVHAEMTERDWGLGRQQRPESIHASVMYHHRDCVEDFLADLRESVAVAREADGGDDRAPMYGMNAEMAEDGDYANLAKTMLNDAVYRP comes from the coding sequence ATGAAAATCCCAGAAACAGGCCGCGACGGCGAGGAAGTCCTCGCGGAGATGGAAGCCCGCCGCGAGGATGACGCCGACTGGCAGTCGGGGCGGACCTGGAGCCTCGTCTATCACGTCGACGAGCCCCACAAGCAGTTCAAGGACGAGGCCCACGCGCTGTACTCCACACAGAACGCCCTCTCGCCCTCGGCGTTCCCCTCGCTGGTGGGCTTCGAGAACGAGGTCGTCGGGATGCTCGCGGACTGGCTGGGCGGGGACGAGGGGACCGTCGGCAACATGAGTTCGGGCGGGACCGAGAGCATCCTGCTGGCGGTCAAGACCGCCCGGGACTGGGCCCGCGCCGAGCGGGGGGTCGACCGTCCCCACGTCGTCCTGCCCGAGACCGCCCACCCTGCGTTCTCGAAGGGTGTCCACTACTTCGGGCTCGAGGAGACCCGCGTCCCCTGCGGCGAGGACTGGCGCGCGGACCCCGAGGCGATGGCCGAGGCCGTCCGCGAGGAGACCGCGCTGGTGGTCGCCTCGGCGCCCTCCTACCCCCACGGCGTGGTCGACCCCGTCGAGGAGGTCGCGGCCGTCGCCAGGGAAGCGGGGGCGATGTGTCACGTCGACGCCTGTATCGGGGGGATCATGCTCGCCTCGCTGCGCGACCTGGGCCGGGACGTCCCCCCCTTCGACCTCTCTGTCGAGGGCGTCACCTCGCTGTCGGTCGACCCCCACAAGTACGGCTACACGGCCAAGGGTGCCTCGGCGCTTCTGTGGGCCGACGACGACCACCGCGAGCACCAGTACTTCGCCTTCGACGGCTGGCCGGGCGGGGTCTACGCCGGACCGACGATGGCCGGCACGCGCCCGGGCGGTCCCATCGCCGCCGCGTGGGGCGTGATGCAGAAGCTGGGCCACGAGGGGTACCTCGACCTCGCGGCGACGACGATGGAGACCACCGAGGCGCTGCTCGACGGGGTGGCCGACATCGACGGGCTCGGCGTCGTCGCCGAGCCCGACATGACGATCTTCGCGGTGGAGTCGACGGACCCGGAGCTGGACGCCTACGGGGTCCACGCCGAGATGACCGAGCGGGATTGGGGGCTCGGCCGTCAGCAGCGCCCCGAGAGCATCCACGCGAGCGTGATGTACCACCACCGCGACTGCGTCGAGGACTTCCTCGCGGACCTGCGGGAATCGGTGGCCGTCGCCCGCGAGGCCGACGGCGGGGACGACCGCGCGCCGATGTACGGGATGAACGCCGAGATGGCCGAGGACGGCGACTACGCCAACCTGGCGAAGACGATGCTCAACGACGCCGTCTACCGCCCCTGA
- a CDS encoding CBS domain-containing protein, with translation MTVIEFAQRDVVTIRRDQSADELTALLKEHGIGCAVVEEEGRPVGVVTDRDLVMGVLEPHRDPGEVTVGEIMTSNPETVHEDASVIETTELMARAAVRRLPVVDDVGALVGIVALDDLLVLLAEELRDLAGVVVAGTPCEDLSPRG, from the coding sequence ATGACAGTGATCGAGTTCGCACAGCGTGACGTGGTCACGATACGGCGCGACCAGTCGGCCGACGAGCTGACCGCACTGCTGAAAGAGCACGGCATCGGGTGTGCTGTCGTCGAGGAGGAGGGGCGCCCGGTGGGGGTCGTCACCGACCGCGACCTCGTGATGGGAGTCCTCGAACCCCACCGCGACCCGGGGGAGGTGACTGTCGGGGAGATCATGACTTCGAACCCGGAGACGGTCCACGAGGACGCCAGCGTCATCGAGACCACCGAACTGATGGCGCGGGCCGCGGTCAGACGGCTCCCGGTCGTCGACGACGTGGGCGCGCTCGTGGGGATCGTCGCGCTGGACGACCTACTCGTGTTGCTGGCGGAGGAACTCAGGGACCTCGCCGGAGTCGTCGTGGCCGGGACGCCCTGCGAGGACCTCTCCCCGCGGGGCTGA
- a CDS encoding zinc-ribbon domain-containing protein, with translation MNCPNCRAAVAGDARFCPECGAALGEPAGSQGGDQKGGDTSGGQPDQDRRQPASGPADAERTRPAADARPDQQSQQPGAEVQRGQTPSAQPRQAAPEGGRDGGGSGGVSRRALLAGSAGVLGVAAAGGWYLFLREAGPVAAARQSWEAWTDGNFDAYEQVVHSDSPLRENWPQDFGENFGPREGTELTMESRELLEQGETEAVVREVYVWDPPDGSPRRVTDRLTLRTEEGAWKLWDVRNTGDQPVEG, from the coding sequence ATGAACTGTCCGAACTGCAGGGCAGCGGTTGCGGGCGACGCCCGGTTCTGCCCGGAGTGCGGGGCGGCTCTCGGGGAGCCCGCAGGAAGCCAGGGTGGGGACCAGAAAGGGGGCGACACGTCGGGGGGACAGCCGGACCAGGATCGACGTCAGCCGGCGTCGGGGCCGGCCGACGCCGAGCGCACCCGGCCCGCGGCCGACGCCCGTCCGGACCAGCAGAGCCAGCAGCCCGGCGCAGAGGTCCAGCGGGGGCAGACCCCGTCGGCACAGCCACGGCAGGCTGCCCCCGAAGGCGGCCGGGACGGTGGGGGATCGGGCGGAGTCTCCCGGCGGGCGCTGCTGGCCGGCAGTGCCGGCGTGCTCGGGGTCGCCGCCGCAGGCGGGTGGTATCTCTTCCTCCGGGAGGCCGGCCCGGTCGCGGCTGCCCGGCAAAGCTGGGAGGCCTGGACCGACGGCAACTTCGACGCCTACGAGCAGGTGGTCCACTCGGATTCGCCGTTGCGGGAGAACTGGCCACAGGACTTCGGGGAGAACTTCGGCCCCCGCGAGGGGACGGAGCTGACGATGGAGTCCCGGGAGCTACTCGAGCAGGGGGAGACCGAAGCCGTGGTCCGCGAGGTGTACGTCTGGGACCCGCCCGACGGGAGTCCGCGGAGGGTGACCGACCGTCTCACGCTCCGGACCGAGGAGGGGGCCTGGAAGCTCTGGGACGTCCGGAACACGGGCGACCAGCCGGTCGAGGGCTGA
- a CDS encoding potassium channel family protein, which yields MPLLERRTVYYLALVAAATVVLTLAYSAGMAVWEGQPQPLYRSLEVVVQSFTTTGYGEDAPWQTPQMNVLVILMQVTGIGLILTAVDVFAVPWLRKTLSPTAPATLPDREDHVVVCAHTPRTDAFIAELEARDQPYVLVEADEGRAQRLHEDGYDVIHGDPESTDALERAGVGAARAVVADADDDANASIVLAALDVAPEVQVVTLVEDAELAQYHRVAGADAVLSPRQLLGESLAAELPTAVTTSVDEGVVIGDAFELVELTVEEGSELCRHTFGEARLRERFGVNVLGAWVGSEFEAPVDPDTDLGAGTRLLAAGDPDRLAELREATASTVRPLSPQRVIVAGHGDSGQAAHDALTGTSSDVTVLDAEEKPGVDVVGDARDPDVLAAAGIEEASALLLMVGDDTAATLSTLIAKELNPDVQVVVRANEEENIQKLYRAGADYVQSLATTSGRMLVSTVFEDEDVLSYSKQISVVRLPAAGLAGTTVADADVRSRTGSTVVAVVREGETVTDFDPATFELREGDEVVVAGTDESTTEFDRVFGG from the coding sequence ATGCCGCTTCTCGAACGCCGGACGGTCTACTATCTCGCGCTGGTGGCCGCAGCGACTGTCGTCCTGACGCTTGCGTACAGCGCCGGGATGGCGGTCTGGGAGGGGCAGCCACAGCCGTTGTATCGCTCGCTGGAGGTCGTCGTCCAGAGTTTCACGACGACCGGCTACGGCGAAGACGCCCCCTGGCAGACCCCGCAGATGAACGTCCTCGTCATCCTGATGCAGGTCACGGGCATCGGGCTCATCCTCACCGCCGTCGACGTCTTCGCGGTGCCCTGGCTTCGGAAGACGCTCTCGCCGACGGCCCCCGCGACCCTCCCCGACAGGGAAGACCACGTCGTCGTCTGTGCACACACCCCGCGGACCGACGCGTTCATCGCCGAACTGGAGGCGAGAGACCAGCCGTACGTCCTCGTCGAGGCCGACGAGGGGCGGGCCCAGCGCCTCCACGAGGACGGCTACGACGTCATCCACGGCGACCCCGAATCGACGGACGCGCTGGAACGTGCGGGCGTCGGGGCCGCGCGTGCGGTCGTCGCGGACGCCGACGACGACGCGAACGCGAGCATCGTGCTCGCGGCGCTCGACGTCGCCCCGGAGGTGCAGGTGGTGACTCTCGTCGAGGACGCCGAACTCGCACAGTACCACCGTGTGGCCGGCGCCGACGCGGTGCTGTCCCCGCGACAGTTGCTGGGCGAGAGTCTGGCTGCCGAGCTCCCCACGGCGGTGACGACAAGCGTCGACGAGGGCGTCGTCATCGGCGACGCCTTCGAACTCGTCGAACTCACCGTCGAGGAGGGCAGCGAGCTCTGCCGACACACCTTCGGGGAGGCCCGGCTCCGCGAGCGGTTCGGGGTGAACGTCCTCGGGGCGTGGGTCGGCAGCGAGTTCGAGGCGCCGGTCGACCCCGACACCGACCTCGGGGCGGGGACGCGGCTGCTCGCGGCCGGCGACCCCGACCGGCTGGCGGAGCTGCGTGAGGCCACCGCCTCGACGGTCCGCCCGCTCTCCCCACAGCGGGTCATCGTCGCCGGGCACGGCGACTCGGGACAGGCCGCCCACGACGCGCTCACCGGGACCAGTTCGGACGTGACCGTCCTCGATGCGGAGGAGAAGCCGGGTGTCGACGTGGTCGGGGACGCCCGCGACCCCGACGTGCTGGCGGCCGCCGGGATCGAGGAGGCGTCGGCGCTGTTGCTGATGGTTGGTGACGACACCGCGGCGACGCTGTCGACGCTGATCGCCAAGGAGCTGAACCCCGACGTCCAGGTCGTCGTGCGGGCGAACGAGGAGGAGAACATCCAGAAACTCTACCGCGCGGGCGCGGACTACGTCCAGTCGCTGGCCACGACCAGCGGGCGGATGCTGGTCTCGACGGTCTTCGAGGACGAGGACGTGCTCTCCTACAGCAAGCAGATAAGCGTCGTCCGCCTCCCGGCGGCGGGACTGGCCGGGACGACGGTCGCCGACGCTGACGTCCGGTCGAGAACCGGGAGCACGGTCGTGGCCGTCGTCAGAGAGGGGGAGACGGTCACCGACTTCGACCCCGCGACGTTCGAGCTCCGGGAGGGCGACGAGGTCGTCGTCGCCGGCACCGACGAGAGCACCACCGAGTTCGACCGGGTCTTCGGGGGGTGA
- a CDS encoding NADP-dependent oxidoreductase: protein MSDSDTNRVFLLAERPTGRPDEDTFELAEREVPEPGPGEALVRTLYMSVDPYMRGRMRAADSYAESWDVGDPLRAGVVGEVVESNGAGFEPGDVVTGDMQWADYATVAGPELTQVDPDRAPISTYLGVLGMPGNTAYFGVQDVTEPKAGETFVVTGAAGAVGSVAGQIAKLNGARVVGFAGSDEKVEFLEEIGFDVGINYKTTDDYGAALDEAAPDGIDAYFDNVGGEITDAVFPRLNVDARVGVCGQIALYNATEVPTGPRKLAMLIESRATVEGFLVSDFSERFDQSVPQLGEWVQSGDLQYRETVTEGLENAPDAFLGLFDGDNIGKQLVKVSEYSG from the coding sequence ATGTCAGACTCAGACACGAACCGCGTGTTCCTGCTGGCCGAGCGACCGACCGGGCGACCCGACGAGGACACCTTCGAACTGGCCGAACGCGAGGTCCCCGAGCCGGGGCCGGGGGAGGCGCTGGTCCGCACACTCTACATGTCAGTCGACCCGTACATGCGCGGCCGGATGCGGGCGGCGGACTCCTACGCCGAGTCCTGGGACGTCGGCGACCCGCTCCGGGCCGGTGTCGTCGGCGAGGTCGTCGAGAGCAACGGCGCCGGCTTCGAGCCCGGCGACGTCGTCACCGGCGACATGCAGTGGGCCGACTACGCGACCGTGGCGGGTCCCGAACTCACCCAGGTCGACCCCGACCGCGCACCCATCTCGACGTACCTGGGCGTGCTCGGGATGCCCGGCAACACCGCCTACTTCGGGGTACAGGACGTGACCGAACCGAAGGCCGGCGAGACGTTCGTCGTCACTGGGGCTGCCGGAGCCGTCGGGTCCGTGGCCGGCCAGATCGCGAAGCTGAACGGGGCCCGCGTGGTCGGCTTCGCGGGCTCGGACGAGAAAGTCGAGTTCCTGGAGGAGATCGGTTTCGACGTCGGGATCAACTACAAGACGACCGACGACTACGGCGCCGCGCTGGACGAGGCCGCGCCGGACGGCATCGACGCGTACTTCGACAACGTGGGCGGGGAGATCACCGACGCGGTCTTCCCCAGACTCAACGTCGACGCCCGGGTTGGTGTCTGCGGGCAGATCGCGCTGTACAACGCCACGGAGGTCCCCACTGGACCGCGGAAGCTGGCGATGCTCATCGAGAGCCGCGCCACGGTCGAGGGCTTTCTGGTCAGTGACTTCAGCGAGCGCTTCGACCAGTCGGTCCCCCAACTGGGAGAGTGGGTCCAGTCCGGCGACCTCCAGTACCGCGAGACGGTCACCGAGGGCCTGGAGAACGCCCCGGACGCCTTCCTCGGCCTCTTCGACGGCGACAACATCGGCAAACAGCTCGTGAAAGTGAGCGAGTACAGCGGCTGA
- a CDS encoding NADP-dependent oxidoreductase has protein sequence MSDSDTNRVFLLAERPTGRPDEDTFDLAEREIPEPGPGEALVRTLYLSVDPGMRGRMRAGESYAEPWGVGDPLQARAVGEVVESNGAGFEPGDVVAGRFQWADYTTVRGADLTAVDPDVAPISTYVGVLGAPGLTAYFGVQDVTEPKAGETFVVTGAAGAVGSVAGQIAKLDGARVVGFAGSDEKVEFLEEDLGFDAGINYKTTDDYGAALDEAAPGGVDAYFDNVGGEITDAVFPRLNVDARVGVCGQIALYNATEVPTGPRKLTTLIETRATVEGFLVYDYSQRFEEATRKLGEWVQSGDLQYRETVTEGLENAPDAFLGLFDGENIGKQLVKVGDRRA, from the coding sequence ATGTCAGACTCAGACACGAACCGCGTGTTCCTGCTGGCCGAGCGACCGACCGGGCGACCCGACGAGGACACCTTCGATCTGGCCGAACGCGAGATCCCCGAGCCGGGGCCGGGGGAGGCGCTGGTCCGCACGCTGTATCTGTCCGTCGACCCGGGGATGCGCGGCCGGATGCGAGCGGGCGAGTCCTACGCCGAACCCTGGGGGGTCGGCGACCCGCTCCAGGCCCGTGCCGTGGGCGAGGTCGTCGAGAGCAACGGCGCCGGCTTCGAGCCCGGCGACGTCGTCGCCGGCCGCTTCCAGTGGGCCGATTACACGACCGTCCGCGGGGCCGACCTCACTGCGGTCGACCCCGACGTCGCTCCCATCTCCACGTACGTCGGTGTCCTCGGCGCGCCGGGACTCACAGCCTATTTCGGAGTGCAGGACGTGACCGAACCGAAGGCCGGCGAGACGTTCGTCGTCACGGGAGCCGCGGGCGCGGTGGGCTCGGTCGCGGGGCAGATCGCCAAACTCGACGGCGCCCGCGTGGTCGGCTTTGCCGGCTCCGACGAGAAAGTCGAGTTTCTCGAGGAGGATCTCGGCTTCGACGCCGGGATCAACTACAAGACGACCGACGACTACGGCGCCGCGCTGGACGAGGCCGCCCCCGGTGGTGTGGACGCGTACTTCGACAACGTGGGCGGGGAGATCACCGACGCGGTCTTCCCGCGGCTGAACGTCGACGCCCGGGTGGGTGTCTGCGGGCAGATCGCGCTGTACAACGCCACGGAGGTCCCCACGGGGCCCCGGAAACTGACGACGCTCATCGAGACGCGCGCCACGGTTGAGGGCTTTCTCGTCTACGACTACAGCCAGCGGTTCGAGGAGGCCACCCGAAAGCTCGGCGAGTGGGTCCAGTCCGGCGACCTCCAGTACCGCGAGACGGTCACCGAGGGCCTGGAGAACGCCCCGGACGCCTTCCTGGGACTGTTCGACGGGGAGAACATCGGCAAGCAACTCGTGAAGGTGGGCGACCGCCGGGCGTAG
- a CDS encoding geranylgeranyl reductase family protein — MHDFVVVGAGPAGSRFARRAAEAGHDVVAFEQGEVGKPLACSGHVSTDIWEFTPPGARERLLQNEVYGARFHTGGPDSDAYRFHKDSVVSNVIDRVGLDRALADAAREAGAEVREGHTVVGVGEDRDGVTVEVRGPDGLETHRARMVAGCDGPTSRVRRELGLPEPDELLHGVLGFAEEPDGGDFVDVHLTVPRFFAWRIPRGDAGVEYGLGVAADSADARERFEAFTRAYGVETERRCSGLIPVGPPRRVTGRRSFLVGDAAAQTKPFTGGGIRYGMTAADHAAREVDPTDPGTLGDYERAWRADLRREIRLGHAVRAAYSLPEPLQRAGMAVFEGEIGVHMDRPTSLFSREQLAALLR, encoded by the coding sequence ATGCACGATTTCGTCGTGGTCGGGGCCGGCCCCGCCGGCTCGCGCTTTGCCCGCCGGGCCGCCGAGGCCGGGCACGACGTCGTCGCCTTCGAGCAGGGCGAGGTCGGGAAACCGCTCGCCTGCTCCGGCCACGTCAGCACCGACATCTGGGAGTTCACTCCCCCAGGAGCCCGCGAGCGCCTCCTCCAGAACGAGGTCTACGGCGCCCGGTTTCACACCGGCGGCCCCGACAGCGACGCCTACCGCTTTCACAAGGACTCGGTCGTCTCGAACGTCATCGACAGAGTCGGACTCGACCGCGCGCTCGCGGACGCGGCGCGCGAGGCGGGCGCGGAGGTCCGTGAGGGCCACACCGTCGTCGGGGTGGGCGAGGACCGCGACGGCGTCACCGTCGAGGTGCGCGGCCCGGACGGACTGGAGACCCACCGCGCCCGGATGGTCGCGGGCTGTGACGGCCCCACCTCCCGCGTGCGCCGCGAACTCGGCCTGCCCGAACCCGACGAGCTCCTGCACGGCGTGCTCGGGTTCGCCGAGGAACCCGACGGCGGCGACTTCGTCGACGTCCACCTGACCGTCCCCCGCTTTTTCGCGTGGCGGATCCCCCGGGGAGACGCCGGCGTCGAGTACGGTCTGGGCGTGGCCGCGGACAGCGCCGACGCCCGCGAGCGCTTCGAGGCCTTTACCCGAGCGTACGGCGTCGAGACCGAGCGGCGGTGTTCGGGGCTGATCCCCGTCGGCCCGCCCCGGCGGGTGACCGGCCGGCGTTCCTTCCTGGTCGGAGACGCCGCCGCCCAGACCAAGCCGTTCACCGGCGGCGGCATCAGGTACGGGATGACTGCCGCGGACCACGCCGCCCGCGAGGTCGACCCGACCGACCCCGGGACGCTCGGCGACTACGAGCGGGCCTGGCGCGCCGACCTGCGCCGGGAGATCCGGCTGGGCCACGCCGTCCGGGCGGCCTACTCGCTGCCCGAACCCCTCCAGCGGGCGGGGATGGCGGTGTTCGAAGGGGAGATCGGCGTCCACATGGACCGGCCGACCTCGCTGTTCTCCCGGGAGCAGCTGGCGGCGCTGTTGCGATAG
- a CDS encoding NADH-quinone oxidoreductase subunit J, whose protein sequence is MATFVSLEAIAFALFAVVTLGSSVGVVLVRDIWHAALLLGVALVSVAAHYIMLNAGFVAAMQILVYIGGVLILITFAVMLTREEGVDAEVTP, encoded by the coding sequence ATGGCTACGTTCGTATCGTTGGAGGCAATCGCGTTCGCGCTGTTCGCCGTCGTGACCCTGGGAAGCAGCGTCGGCGTGGTCCTGGTGCGGGACATCTGGCACGCGGCGCTGCTTCTGGGCGTTGCGCTGGTGAGTGTCGCGGCGCACTACATCATGCTCAACGCCGGGTTCGTCGCCGCGATGCAGATCCTGGTGTACATCGGCGGCGTGCTCATCCTGATCACGTTCGCGGTGATGCTCACCCGCGAGGAGGGCGTCGACGCGGAGGTGACCCCATGA
- the nuoK gene encoding NADH-quinone oxidoreductase subunit NuoK translates to MAIQPEFYLLLSAGVFCAGLFGVLARSSALMFLMSVELMLNAANINFVAFSFYYGNVTGQVFSLFVIGLAAAEVAVGIGIILVLYRNFGDIDVTEPVTMRW, encoded by the coding sequence ATGGCCATCCAGCCGGAGTTCTACCTCCTGCTCTCGGCCGGCGTCTTCTGTGCCGGGCTGTTCGGCGTGCTCGCCCGCAGCAGCGCCCTGATGTTCCTGATGTCCGTCGAACTCATGCTCAACGCTGCCAACATCAACTTCGTCGCGTTCTCGTTTTACTACGGCAACGTTACCGGGCAGGTGTTCAGCCTGTTCGTGATAGGGCTTGCCGCCGCCGAGGTGGCCGTCGGGATCGGCATCATCCTCGTCCTGTACCGCAACTTCGGCGACATCGACGTGACCGAACCGGTCACGATGAGGTGGTAA